The following DNA comes from Mucisphaera calidilacus.
TGATCCATGGCTACCCGCACCAGCACACGCACTCGCACAGCAACCAGCAAGGCCAAACCCCGTACAACACGCAAGACCACCACCAAGGCGTCGGCACGCAAGACGACGACCCGTAAGCCCGCGACCAAGACCACAGCTCGCAAGAGCACGGCACGCAAGACCACCGCCAAGGCTTCGACCCGCAAGACCACCACCCGCAAGACCACGACCCGCAAGCCCGCGGCGCGTAAGACCACCGCCAAGGCTTCGACCCGCAAGACCACCACCCGCAAGCCCGCGGCACGCAAGACCACCGCCAAGGCGTCCACCCGCAAGACCACGACCCGCAAGACCGCGGCACGCAAGACCACCGCCAAGGCGTCGACCCGCAAGACCACCACCCGTAAGCCCGCGGCGCGTAAGACCACCGCCAAGGCGTCGACCCGCAAGACCACCACACGCAAGCCCGCGGCACGCAAGACCACCGCCAAGGCGTCGACCCGCAAGACCACCACCCGTAAGCCCGCGGCGCATAAGACCACCGCCAAGGCGTCGACCCGCAAGACCACCACACGCAAGCCCGCGGCACGCAAGACCACCGCCAAGGCTTCGACCCGCAAGACCGCGACTCGCAAGCCCGCGGCGCGTAAGACCACCGCCAAGGCGTCGACCCGCAAGACCACCACCCGCAAGCCCGCGGCGCGTAAGACCACCGCCAAGGCTTCGACCCGCAAGACCACCACCCGCAAGCCCGCGGCGCGTAAGACCACCGCCAAGGCTTCGACCCGCAAGACCGCGACTCGCAAGCCCGCAACCCGGACCACCACCCGCAAGCCCGCGGCCCGCAAGACGGCCACCAAGGCCAAGTCGGGTGTCCTCCGCCGCATCGGTGGCAAGTCGACCGGCCGCAGCGTCCGCAAGGCCGCCTGAGCCAACCGACCTATCTCTGAGTAACTCCGACAGCGTCCCTCGAGAGGGGGACGCTGTTGCTTTATGCCGGGTAGCGATGCCTCAGGATCGCCTCGGCGAGCACCTCGTCGCCGGGCCGCGTGATCTTGATATTCCCCGCGTCACCCTCCACGCCCAGCACACGACCGCCCCGTCGCTCGATCAGCGACGCATCGTCGGTCACGTGCGCATGCCCCGACCGCAGGTCCTCGATCACCTCCAGAAACGCCGCTTCAAGCAGGCCACGCTCGAACGCCTGAGGCGTCTGAACCTCCACCAGGCCCGACCGATCCACCGTGCCGTGGATCTCCCCGGGCGGATCACCCGTCGAACGCTTGAGCGTGCTCGAAACGCACAACGCAGGGATCACCGCCCCGTAGTCCGCAAGACCCGCTACCACACGCTCAATCGACGCAGGATCCGTGCAGGGACGCGCCGCGTCATGAATCGCCACATGCGTCACGTCCTCCTCCAACGCCCCCAGCGCCAACCAGACCGACTCCCACCGGTCACGCAATCCCCCTGCCACCACACGCGCGTCCGCGGCCCGCAGTTCATCCGCCCACCGGCTCTCAAAACCCGCCTGATCATCAGGCGAAACCACCAGCAATCGCTGCGTCATCCCCGCTACACCCGCGAATCGATCCAACGCGTGCAGGAACACCGGGCGGCCGCCCAGCAGCAACTCGACCTTGGTCCTGCCGCCCGACAGCCCGAACCGACTGCCCCTGCCCGCCGCCAGCAGGATCAACGCCAGACGCATCGTGCTCACGGACCGACACGCACTTCGAGAACCACAGGCATCAGCAACAGCGCCGGCTCACGCTCAAGCTGCAACGCGCCCTGAAGAATCGTGGTCACCCCAGACCAACGCTCGCCCAGCAACGCCTGCAGCACCACGCTCGAAAAGACATCCGACGAACGCACGCCAAACGCCTCCTTCATGAACTCCTGGAACGACATCGGCTCGGGCATATCCAGTATCTCGAAGTCACCCTCGCCCAGGTCCAGCCG
Coding sequences within:
- a CDS encoding IspD/TarI family cytidylyltransferase, which translates into the protein MRLALILLAAGRGSRFGLSGGRTKVELLLGGRPVFLHALDRFAGVAGMTQRLLVVSPDDQAGFESRWADELRAADARVVAGGLRDRWESVWLALGALEEDVTHVAIHDAARPCTDPASIERVVAGLADYGAVIPALCVSSTLKRSTGDPPGEIHGTVDRSGLVEVQTPQAFERGLLEAAFLEVIEDLRSGHAHVTDDASLIERRGGRVLGVEGDAGNIKITRPGDEVLAEAILRHRYPA